In Campylobacter suis, the following proteins share a genomic window:
- the rseP gene encoding RIP metalloprotease RseP, producing the protein MKSLFFLVLLVLGGLYFYSWYFFVTIFVLSFLVFFHELGHFLVARALGVCVHTFSIGFGEKLLKKRIGATEYAISAIPLGGYVQLKGQDDTDPKNKNLDPDSYNSLSPLGRIAILFAGPAFNFILAFFIFIMLGYMGVEKLAPTVGNVVDGSAAMDAKMQKMDKILAINDVEITEWEDIKKNVTTEQMSISIDRNGTLMQILLTPRISETKSVFGESERRALIGIVPSGDAIKLSYDGLDAVSYAFDETIKASKLIFLGIGKLIEGVVPIKEVGGIVQITDITTKAAKSDFAVLLIITALLSVNLGVLNLLPIPALDGGHILFNLYELVFRREVSEKVFVWLTYAGWAILLSLMILATFNDINRLMQG; encoded by the coding sequence ATGAAAAGCTTGTTTTTTTTAGTATTACTGGTGCTTGGTGGGCTTTATTTTTACTCGTGGTATTTTTTTGTTACTATTTTTGTGCTTTCATTTTTGGTATTTTTCCATGAACTAGGACATTTTTTGGTGGCAAGAGCACTTGGGGTTTGCGTGCATACTTTTAGTATCGGCTTTGGAGAAAAACTACTTAAAAAGCGTATCGGGGCAACAGAGTACGCCATATCGGCTATACCTCTTGGTGGTTATGTTCAATTAAAAGGACAAGATGATACAGATCCAAAAAACAAAAACCTAGATCCAGATAGCTACAACTCACTAAGTCCGCTTGGGCGTATAGCCATACTATTTGCAGGACCAGCGTTTAACTTTATTTTGGCATTTTTTATATTTATCATGCTTGGGTATATGGGAGTTGAAAAGCTTGCACCAACTGTTGGAAATGTGGTTGATGGCTCGGCTGCCATGGATGCCAAGATGCAAAAAATGGATAAAATTTTAGCCATAAATGATGTAGAAATAACCGAATGGGAAGACATTAAAAAAAATGTTACTACCGAGCAAATGAGTATAAGTATAGACAGAAATGGAACACTCATGCAAATTTTACTCACGCCAAGGATTAGTGAGACGAAGAGTGTTTTTGGTGAGAGTGAACGGCGTGCACTCATAGGCATTGTCCCTAGTGGCGATGCCATAAAGCTTAGTTATGATGGGCTTGATGCTGTTTCGTACGCATTTGATGAGACTATAAAAGCATCAAAGCTTATATTTTTAGGTATCGGCAAGCTCATAGAAGGCGTAGTGCCTATAAAAGAGGTGGGTGGTATCGTTCAGATAACTGATATAACGACAAAAGCTGCAAAGAGCGATTTTGCGGTTCTTTTAATCATCACAGCTTTGCTTTCGGTAAATCTTGGAGTACTAAATTTACTCCCGATACCAGCTCTTGATGGAGGCCATATTTTGTTTAATCTCTATGAGCTAGTATTTAGACGAGAGGTAAGCGAAAAAGTTTTTGTATGGCTTACTTACGCGGGCTGGGCGATATTATTATCTCTTATGATACTAGCAACCTTTAATGATATAAATAGACTAATGCAAGGTTAA
- a CDS encoding YggS family pyridoxal phosphate-dependent enzyme, protein MIVLSKLLDEIYSINPQARLIAVSKNVTSKEVLELFSQGQIEYGENRVQELAKKQSELKDLGLKWHMIGRLQSNKINQLIALKPTLWQSCDSFEKALEVDKRLNFKLDTLLQINSANEDSKQGVLEGVAKEIYLKINEQCSNINLVGVMSIGSHSDDWREVTKSFETTYKIYKSLEKDGAKICSMGMSSDYELALKSGSNMLRIGSMLYI, encoded by the coding sequence ATGATAGTTTTATCCAAACTTTTAGATGAAATTTATAGTATAAATCCACAAGCTAGGCTCATTGCTGTTAGTAAAAATGTAACTAGCAAAGAGGTTTTAGAGCTTTTTAGTCAAGGGCAGATAGAATACGGCGAAAACAGGGTTCAAGAGCTTGCCAAAAAGCAGAGTGAGCTTAAAGATTTAGGGCTAAAATGGCACATGATAGGCAGACTTCAAAGCAACAAAATAAACCAGCTCATAGCCCTAAAGCCAACTCTTTGGCAAAGCTGCGATAGTTTTGAAAAGGCACTAGAGGTTGATAAGAGGCTAAATTTTAAGCTTGATACATTGCTTCAGATAAACTCAGCAAACGAAGATAGTAAGCAGGGTGTTTTGGAGGGTGTTGCAAAAGAAATTTATCTTAAAATCAATGAGCAGTGCAGTAATATAAATTTAGTTGGAGTCATGAGTATCGGCTCACATAGCGATGACTGGCGCGAAGTTACCAAAAGCTTTGAGACAACATACAAAATTTATAAAAGTCTAGAAAAAGACGGCGCAAAGATATGCTCTATGGGTATGAGCTCAGATTACGAGCTTGCGCTAAAGTCTGGCTCAAATATGCTTCGCATAGGCTCAATGCTTTATATATAA